tattttgttcatttttgttaaAGCTTCATCAGCAACGTGTGGATTCAACCAACAGCttgtttttgaaaatgttgtGTAAACATGAAACTATCTTAGGTCATGTTGacaaaaatttattttcatttaaaaacacatctTATTTTTCCCATTTGGCCTTCCGTCCACACCATGAAAGCTTTTTTAGGAAACTAAACCAtatctttttgaaaacactatccaAAGTCAATCAATTTGAAAATTAATTTGTTTGAACTGTGAAAATGGACACTTTCGAAAAGGATGCATTTTTGTCATGTGACCATTTCAGCTAATAGTGAACGAAATTGTAAAGATATTTTGAATGCTTTCCTTTTTGACAGCTTTATCAAACCTTAATGTCAGTTTTTCCATGACATTTTAAAGAGatggaaagtaaataaacagcaGGTGAATATAATGCAGATAAAAGTGTCTTTCGTCTGTGCACATGCACAGTATTAAAAGAGTTTATAGTTGTTTTAGTGTTAATAATGGAAAGAATTAAACATTATAGTGTGGTGTTACGGCATGCGCATGTGAGTCACAACATAAAAGAGAGATCAAACAACAAAATACtattaaggcccgtgcacaccaaAACGCTTTTTGCTCGCATTTTAtttcgacgtttaacgcctcctgactaaataaagggcatcaatgtgatcatgcacaccaacgCGCGAAACGGCAGGCACAAAacttcgtttaaaaaaaaaaaaagcctcatgctcgttttcttgttttgatatgcagcgtcaaaaccttctcagattggcacttttgttcacttgtacggagctgctgaagttacagtcaacagcacttggaggcgctcaagtggAAAACTGCCAATgcaagcgcacattgaagaagatgcccagaggggatatgaacgtggagctgcttattgcactggtgaacaataatttcttcatcgctagagctggagctgctgtttGAACAATCCATGCTTGTTTGAGTCACAAGTAACTTTAACTAAGTATGtaaacttcctctcttcctcttcagCTGTGCTATAAGTgagtgtcagaagcttaaagttgtgtagcgccatctcaCGTCAAGAAgtaattttgcatactcttctgcttgacggcagtgaaaatcgcttggatacgctgacgataaacacaaacgaaaagcgtcccggtgtgtaggagcctttattgcaaatatttagaataaataaaactaatgtaaCAACAGTCAGTCAAAGcaacaaacaaatgtctaggaataacaaaaaaaaaaaaaaaaaaaaaaacttaagataaCTTAAGATGTAGagaaatacgcaaatatctttacatatgtaaaataattaaaatattaaggatatatatatatatatatatatatatatatatatatatatatatatatatatatatatatatatatatatatatatatatatatatatatatgtatgatatGATACGGatttatataggatataaatataaattattaaaatattacaaaacattattttctagcctacataaatttaaaaaccactgcgtTAAatccttcttcatctcgggaggctttttcagttcatttaatttgcttttgtaacatgttatgattattattagtattattatttattatatgtatatttatatttgttttattaaaaacaagcttagatttgtccaccttcaggttttagactatatggggcatagcatgtgtattagaatgtaactattttaaccacacttcgttattattgttcatttatttgtttgctggaaattagaaatgaatttagaaatagttttgaaacaaatttttgcgcttaacaaacgaaattaattgtttataggctaattgatgtctgtgtataCAAGATTTCCCTATCCTAAAGTGAAAGTgaattatgagatgccttatctctcattcttgcactGTAGGTGCTCTgtctaactgtttttttttttctttttgctagtgaaatgctcagtttttttcACTTCcccttactttacgtcatgtaaatagaaaatgcgCATATTGCGCGACGCAaatggctcttaaagggaatggtagATACGACTCTGAtgggtttattctcaaaacacacctataactcattgagcaaataaactcaacccttttagaccattcGCCATGGCGCAAACCGGATTTTCCCGTtctaaaaatagcaaaagtgaattctgacacgccctgaatgcgtttgccatacactcactggccactttataaggtacactgCTCGTTAACAGaactttctaatcagccaattacatggcagcaactcgggTGTAgataggtatgtagacatggtcaagacgaaccgctgcagttcaaactgagcatcaaaatggggaagaaagatcaattaagtgactttgaacctggcatagttgttggtgccagatgggctggtctaagtgtttcagaaactgctgatcttccgGTATTTTCACTCACAAGCAACTCTAGGGTTTTGAGAGAATGGTCCGAAATAGAGAGAATGTCCAGTGAGTGGCaggtggcagttctgtgggcgcaaatgccttgttgatgctaaaggttagaggagaatggcctgacaggtttcagctgatagaaaggcaacagtaactcaaacaaccactcattacaactgaggtatgcagaatagcatctctgaaagcacagcaaattgaaccttgaggcagatgggctacagcaaagaaactgaggctacaatccgcacaggttcaccaaaattgaacaaaagAAGATTgtgaaaacgttgcctggtctgatgagtcttgatttctgccgCAACATTCATGTTAGAGTTAGAATTTGgcttaaacaacataaaaacatggatccatcctgacttgtataaacggttcaggctggtggtggtggtttaatggtgtgggggatattttcttggcacactttgggcccataagtaccaattcagcattgtgtcaacgcccacctgagtattgttgctgaccatgttcatccctttatgaccacagtgtcttctcgcaggataacacaccatgtcataaaacccgaattatctcagactggtttcttgaacatgacaatgagttcattgtactcaaatggcctccacagtcaccacatgtctcaatccaatagagcacctttgggatgtgggggAGTGGGAGATTCGCATGATGAATGtgaagctgacaaatctgcagcaactgcgtgatactatcatgtaaatatggaccaaaatctcaaatgaatattttcaataggttgttgaatctatgccacaaaggattaagacagttttgagggcaaaagtgggtccaacttgGTGCTAGTAACTACATTACTtaactacattcattcatttatttattttcatgtcggcttagttcctttattaatccggggtcgccacagcggaatgaaccgacaacttgctgtgaggccacatcactacctactgcgccactgcttcgcaactttaactacattatataaataatgcaaaacaaaCCCAAACAGTAAAAGATTCAACTAGATGGTGGATATTAACTTGAGTAACCGCGCAGTGAACCAATTATGGATAAGTAATGCAGGATCcaatcaggatctgccacatTCTCCAACGAGATCTGGAGTCTTGGGAATCTCACAGTGGACATGGAGCATTTTTAGGCAAAAAATGTATCCAGATTAGTGTAGACATAGCCTTAAAATGCAAGGGGaatatctttttatttgttttgtttttggttgcaTTTCATGTAAACGTCGTCTAAGTTGCTTTTTAATCCATTATCAGAGCAGCTCTACTTATGGAtctttacaattattaaaaatgtattcatcacCATTGAATCAACATCTTTCTTTATCTTCATCTTTccttttattgcattatttcaaatgtgtatattttattgcTGCAAAACTCCAAAACAGCAAATAGATGATCTCCTGGCGGGCTGTCTGAAAGAGGAGGATGAGGACGCTGTGCTAGCAGAGCTGGAGACCCTCACCCAGGTGTGGAGACTTTTACCTGTCCTACGTCTTTATCCTCAATGTCTCATTCAGCATTTCTTTCTTCCTCCTGGCCAGGGTGAAGACACAGCACTTTCAGAATTACCCACTGATCCACCGCCAGCAGCACCTGAGGGAGGGACAGGTGTTGTTTTACTCCCTGAATAACACAGCTCTTTCATTTGGCTTTTGATTGCATTGTGTCAGTGggtttgttctgtgtgtgtttgcagaaatCAAGACGGAGCGAGAGATGCTGGTAGCGTAACGTCTGATCCTACAACCTGGATCATCGCTTTGTGTTTAATCAAAGGAAGAGCTCAGGGAATTAAATTGGCAGAAAAAAGGCTTTCATAGGGTATTTTATAGGCTCTCTAGAAAATCTGGAGAATTTTGAAATATAAAGGTTTGCATTCTTGTTTACCAGGCTTGAAAAAGCAATACAAAGgcattaaagtttatttattgtgATTAGTTATAACCTGATTTTAATGATATTGAAAACACTTGTTTACAGTCAGGGTAATGCTAACAATAAGGgatcatttgtttgttaacattaatgtgtCATCATTTATTGGTTGAGCTTCTATATTGACCACAAAAGAAAATAGtttaaagaatgttgtaaacAAATGACTTCCATAGACTCTTTTAtttatactatggatgtcagtgattacggttttacaacattcttcaaaatatcttcttttgtgttcaacggaaagTAAAGGAAACTCATTGAGGTTACTTGCACATTAGTAAATGatgattaaatttacatttttagatgaaatgtacttttaaagcatttattaaggAAAATTTATGGATTTTGTAAGACTTTACTGGTATCATTGATGTGCTGGAGCAAACTAAAACTGAACAGcagtattattaataactaatgtaaaataaatatgacatccattgttatgtttgttattaaaacttatatttgtgtatataaaataaataaaccatattaGTATAAAACATTATAGTACAAAACATACTGTAATAGTATAATAGTatgcagcttagtcccttaattagtcaggggtcgccacagcgtaatgaatcgccaacttatccagcatatgtttgacgcaGCGGAtgtcattccagctgcaacctttaAGTGAGAAACACTCatccactctcattcacacatatacactacagacaatttagctcacccaaaacctatagtgcatgtctttggacttgtgggggaaaccagagcacctggagcaaACCCATAATagtatgaaacaaataaaaatattattaaaccaCAGTCTGTACTACAAAGCTTGATTAATAATAAGCCTTTTAttaaaagtacataaataaatagtgtaattTGATTAGATGGAAAAAATGCACTAATGCAACACAATACattggaaatattttttattaatttagcaattttgttttaaatgtaaccaATTTAATATAAGCTTTCAAAAGCTGTGAATCAATATATGTTTTCAATTGTATATTTGTATGCATTTCAAATAGAGAATTTAAAAAAGAGGTCTATCACTAATTCACTATTTTAAAACTAATGTTTCCATTTTGAGCCTTATCATTGGCATTTGTATTAAATCTTTAATCGTCGAGAATCAAAATTCAACCTAATTGAAAGGAGAAACAGAACTGTATTGAAATAGAACATCTGAATCAAAACTCGGCCGTAATATTCAATATAGTCATGATTTTAGAATACAGAGATAAAccttctatatattttttctttcaaaaacaaaattttaatgaaacagttttaaataataacacaaatcatatcagtttataaaaaatatttttttatgtgtgtttaggATAATTTTGTCATGAAAATATCTACTTAAAAGACCATTTACTAAATAATATCAGCTTCAATGATCCTGAAATAGTTAGGTgaagtattaataaaaaataataataatacttcacAATAGCacttcacaaacaacaaacaaaataaattaaataaaaaatgtatagacaaataaaacaaaataaacaacaaatatacaaaagcatatatgcatacatttacaaatatatgcACACAATAGTCCTCACATATGCATATACATGCACGCactgtacatgcatacatacatacatacatacatacatacatacacctaAACAATATACATAAAACGCATACACTTTACAAACTGTTATATTCATACgtgattttaaaaaggtgcgtcttaacatgctttttaaaagcataaatgctgggggattctttcacttcatTTGGGAGACCATTCAAAATTTTGGAGCATAGTGGCTAAAAGatgtatgtaagtttgacacccagtggttgaacttcTGTATGTATTTCACTCTTggatcaaaacaaaagcaagcacaggttgccaggttgaggacaggagcgagtgatttaaatcatgttctaaataaaagcaacgacacatgacagaaagaatatttttcatattaaaaggattttttttgttctgatcaACTCCTCGATTTGATAtgttagaaacggcttctatttctcacagctgaggaacagaaaactgacaatgattacCTCTGGTACAccgctttattcagtgttaaatgctatcaagtttaaatgccattttacatgatatGTATTGCTATATCAGTGATTCaacatgtatttttaataatgttaaaaagggataatatg
This portion of the Danio rerio strain Tuebingen ecotype United States chromosome 3, GRCz12tu, whole genome shotgun sequence genome encodes:
- the chmp6a gene encoding charged multivesicular body protein 6 isoform X4, translated to MHEVMSLEEVEKILEDTKEAIEYQKQIDDLLAGCLKEEDEDAVLAELETLTQHFFLPPGQGEDTALSELPTDPPPAAPEGGTEIKTEREMLVA
- the chmp6a gene encoding charged multivesicular body protein 6 isoform X5, which gives rise to MHEVMSLEEVEKILEDTKEAIEYQKQIDDLLAGCLKEEDEDAVLAELETLTQGEDTALSELPTDPPPAAPEGGTEIKTEREMLVA